A single region of the Myripristis murdjan chromosome 3, fMyrMur1.1, whole genome shotgun sequence genome encodes:
- the LOC115378223 gene encoding paired amphipathic helix protein Sin3a-like isoform X2, with translation MKRRAEDQEPVFASQQQQSRRLPVPATAESFQHRVLAPAPTVIEAVGDNMQPSTGIQYSIPQGYQVPSMPQSSSGHGHGHSNTSAPHVGPHSHSPAVQSQGPAVVQSHVHPPTQMTSTQGQQQFQRLKVEDALSYLDQVKLQFGNQPQVYNDFLDIMKEFKSQSIDTPGVISRVSQLFKGHPDLIMGFNTFLPPGYKIEVQTNDLVNVTTPGQIHYITPHGISVQNIPVSGASSQPASHHQHQSLQQAGPHANPTPPVATQPTPAKTSKPMQSPALTPTSQPNPSIPSYASPRSPSVQSHTPVSSTPSGGPPLQNNQPVEFNHAINYVNKIKNRFQGQPDIYKAFLEILHTYQKEQRNAKEAGGNYTPALTEQEVYAQVARLFKNQEDLLSEFGQFLPDANSSVLLTKTTADRAESVRNDHGGTVKRPLLNSKQRLNQNGLPIRRPSGVGATPPVKKPKMMGKDSAMAEASKHSTGTETLFFEKVKKALRSPEAYDNFLRCLLIFNQEVISRAELVQLVIPFLGKFPELFTWFKNFLGYRESSHVESFPKERATEGIAMEIDYASCKRLGSSYRALPKSYQQPKCTGRTPLCKEVLNDTWVSFPSWSEDSTFVSSKKTQYEEHIYRCEDERFELDVVLETNLATIRALETVQRRLSRMSAEEQLRFRLDNTMGGCSEVIHRKAIQRIYGDKAQDIIDGLKRNPAVSVPIVLKRLKMKEEEWREAQRGFNKIWREQNEKYYLKSLDHQGINFKQNDTKVFRSKTLLNEIEMLYDERQERASEDNATPPPSGPHMTLSYDDSQILEDAAALIIHHVKRQVGIQKEDKYKIKQIIHHFIPDMLFARRGELSDVEEEDEEEEEDDLEMDQDGTKKHNGLPGSSSSSKSKLLFSNTGAQKLRGVDDAYNLFFVNNYWYIFLRLHQILCSRLLRIYGQAERQIEEDAREREWEREVLGLKREKNENPAIQLRMKEPMDVDVEDYYSAFLEMVRNLLDGNMEPAQYEDSLREMFTIHAYIAFTMDKLIQSIVRQLQHIVSDDVCVRVTDLYLSESANKATGGSLSTQASRAAAEGTYQRKAEQLMSDENCFKLMFVKSRGSVSLAMELLDTEEENSDEPAEAERWSDYVGRYLNSDSASPELREHLAQKPVFLPRNLRRIRKCQRGWEQLQQERMTKGSDKSQDGSGELKMECMFKLNSYKMVYVCKSEDYMYRHTALTRAHQSHQRVNTRLHRRFQAFLDAWAKEHVTSDMAADSQQWLMGEGREGLVSCSTTCVPEVLHYLNVNKYRVKYRTL, from the exons ATGAAGAGGCGTGCAGAGGACCAGGAACCAGTATTTGCATCCCAGCAACAGCAATCACGTCGTCTCCCAGTTCCAGCTACTGCAGAGAGCTTCCAGCACCGCGTCCTCGCCCCGGCCCCTACTGTGATAGAGGCAGTCGGAGACAACATGCAGCCCTCCACCGGCATCCAGTACTCCATCCCACAGGGCTACCAG GTGCCTTCAATGCCTCAGAGCTCAAGTGGACATGGACATGGGCACAGCAATACGTCTGCACCTCATGTTGGGCCCCACTCACACAGCCCAGCAGTTCAGTCTCAGGGGCCCGCAGTGGTCCAAAGTCACGTTCATCCTCCCACACAGATGACTTCTACCCAAGGACAGCAGCAGTTCCAGCGACTGAAG GTTGAAGATGCCTTGTCCTACTTGgatcaagtgaaactgcagtttGGGAACCAGCCTCAAGTTTATAATGACTTCCTTGATATCATGAAAGAGTTCAAGTCACAGAG CATAGACACGCCCGGAGTGATCAGCCGCGTGTCCCAGCTCTTCAAAGGCCATCCCGACCTCATTATGGGTTTCAACACCTTCCTGCCGCCGGGATACAAGATCGAGGTGCAGACCAACGATCTGGTCAACGTGACCACGCCGGGTCAGATTCACTACATCACCCCTCACGGCATCTCTGTGCAGAACATCCCTGTGAGCGGAGCGTCCAGCCAGCCTGCGagccaccaccagcaccagagTCTGCAGCAGGCCGGCCCACACGCCAACCCCACCCCGCCCGTGGCCACCCAGCCTACACCAGCTAAAACCAGCAAG CCGATGCAGTCTCCAGCCCTGACCCCCACCAGCCAGCCTAACCCATCCATCCCATCGTACGCCTCGCCGCGCTCGCCTTCGGTCCAGTCACACACTCCAGTGAGCAGCACGCCTTCCGGTGGGCCGCCGCTCCAAAACAACCAGCCTGTGGAGTTCAACCACGCCATAAACTACGTCAACAAGATCAAGAACCGCTTCCAGGGCCAGCCAGACATCTACAAAGCCTTCCTGGAGATCCTGCACACCTACCAG AAGGAGCAGCGAAACGCTAAGGAGGCCGGAGGCAACTACACCCCAGCCCTGACCGAGCAGGAGGTCTACGCTCAGGTGGCAAGGCTCTTCAAAAACCAGGAGGACCTGCTGTCAGAGTTCGGGCAGTTCCTGCCAGACGCCAACAGCTCAGTG CTGCTGACCAAGACCACGGCGGACAGGGCAGAGTCGGTGCGAAATGATCATGGCGGCACAGTGAAGAGGCCGCTGCTGAACAGCAAACAGAGGCTGAACCAGAACGGCCTGCCAATCAGGAGACCCAGTGGAGTGGGAGCCACGCCTCCTGTCAAG AAACCCAAGATGATGGGGAAGGACAGTGCCATGGCTGAAGCCAGCAAACACAGCACTGGCACCGAAACTCTGTTCTTTGAAAAG GTGAAGAAAGCCCTCCGCAGCCCTGAGGCGTACGACAACTTCTTAAGATGTCTGCTCATCTTCAACCAGGAAGTGATTTCGCGTGCTGAGCTGGTGCAGTTAGTTATCCCATTCCTGGg AAAATTCCCCGAGCTTTTTACATGGTTCAAGAACTTCCTGGGCTACAGAGAGTCGAGCCACGTGGAAAGTTTCCCCAAGGAGCGCGCCACGGAGGGCATCGCCATGGAGATCGACTACGCCTCCTGCAAGCGGCTCGGCTCCAGCTACAGAGCGCTGCCCAAGAGCTACCAGCAGCCCAAGTGCACAGGGAGGACCCCGCTGTGCAAAGAG GTTCTGAATGACACCTGGGTGTCGTTTCCATCGTGGTCGGAGGATTCAACGTTTGTGAGCTCCAAGAAAACTCAGTATGAAGAGCACATTTACAGATGTGAGGATGAGCGCTTTGAG CTGGACGTGGTCTTGGAAACCAACCTGGCCACGATACGAGCCCTGGAGACGGTGCAGCGGAGGCTCTCTCGCATGTCTGCCGAGGAGCAGCTGCGCTTCAGGCTGGACAACACGATGGGCGGCTGCTCCGAGGTCATTCACCGAAAGGCCATCCAGAGGATATACGGGGACAAAGCCCAGGACATCATCGACGGGCTCAAGAGGAACCCAGCTGTCTCTGTCCCCATCGTGCTCAAGAG attaaaaatgaaagaggaagagtggaGAGAAGCCCAGAGAGGCTTCAACAAAATCTGGCGGGAGCAGAACGAGAAGTATTACCTGAAGTCACTCGATCACCAAGGCATCAACTTCAAGCAGAACGACACCAAAGTGTTTCGCTCAAAGACCTTGCTCAACGAAATTGAGATGCTGTATGATGAG CGCCAGGAGCGGGCGTCAGAGGACAACGCCACGCCGCCGCCCAGCGGCCCGCACATGACCCTGAGCTACGACGACAGCCAGATCCTGGAGGATGCCGCTGCCCTGATCATTCACCACGTCAAGAGGCAGGTGGGCATCCAGAAAGAAGACAAGTACAAGATCAAACAGATCATCCACCACTTCATCCCTGACATGCTGTTCGCACGGCGGGGCGAGCTCTCtgatgtggaggaagaggacgaagaggaggaggaagatgaccTGGAGATGGACCAAGATGGCACCAAGAAGCACAACGGCctgccaggcagcagcagctcgtcCAAGTCCAAGCTCCTCTTCAGCAACACGGGGGCCCAGAAGCTGCGGGGCGTCGACGATGCCTATAATCTGTTCTTCGTCAACAACTACTGGTACATCTTCCTTCGTCTTCACCAGATCCTCTGCTCGCGGCTGCTCAGAATCTACGGGCAAGCCGAGCGGCAGATCGAGGAGGACGCCCGCGAgcgagagtgggagagagaggtgttggGGCTCAAACGGGAGAAGAACGAAAACCCAGCGATCCAGCTGAGGATGAAGGAGCCTA TGGATGTTGACGTGGAGGACTACTACTCAGCCTTCCTGGAAATGGTGCGTAACCTTCTGGATGGAAACATGGAGCCGGCTCAGTACGAGGACTCCTTGAGGGAAATGTTTACCATCCATGCCTACATTGCCTTCACCATGGACAAACTCATCCAGAGCATCGTACGGCAG CTCCAGCACATTGTGAGCGATGAcgtttgtgtgcgtgtgacgGACTTGTACCTGAGTGAAAGTGCCAACAAGGCCACCGGGGGCTCCCTGTCCACCCAGGCGTCCAGGGCCGCGGCTGAGGGGACCTACCAGCGCAAGGCCGAGCAGCTCATGTCCGATGAAAACTGCTTCAAG CTGATGTTTGTgaagagcagaggaagtgtCTCTCTGGCCATGGAGCTGCTGGACACAGAAGAGGAAAACTCAGACGAGCCGGCTGAGGCAGAG AGGTGGTCAGATTACGTGGGCAGATACCTGAACTCAGACTCTGCGTCCCCAGAGCTGCGGGAGCATCTGGCCCAGAAGCCTGTGTTCCTCCCCAG GAATTTGAGGAGGATAAGGAAGTGCCAGAGAGGCTGGGAGCAGCTTCAGCAGGAGAGGATGACCAAGGGCTCGGACAAGTCGCAGGACGGCAGCGGCGAACTGAAGATGGAGTGCATGTTCAAGCTCAACTCGTACAAGATGGTGTACGTCTGCAAGTCGGAGGACTACATGTACCGGCACACGGCGCTCACACGGGCTCATCAG
- the LOC115378223 gene encoding paired amphipathic helix protein Sin3a-like isoform X1 — translation MKRRAEDQEPVFASQQQQSRRLPVPATAESFQHRVLAPAPTVIEAVGDNMQPSTGIQYSIPQGYQVPSMPQSSSGHGHGHSNTSAPHVGPHSHSPAVQSQGPAVVQSHVHPPTQMTSTQGQQQFQRLKVEDALSYLDQVKLQFGNQPQVYNDFLDIMKEFKSQSIDTPGVISRVSQLFKGHPDLIMGFNTFLPPGYKIEVQTNDLVNVTTPGQIHYITPHGISVQNIPVSGASSQPASHHQHQSLQQAGPHANPTPPVATQPTPAKTSKPMQSPALTPTSQPNPSIPSYASPRSPSVQSHTPVSSTPSGGPPLQNNQPVEFNHAINYVNKIKNRFQGQPDIYKAFLEILHTYQKEQRNAKEAGGNYTPALTEQEVYAQVARLFKNQEDLLSEFGQFLPDANSSVLLTKTTADRAESVRNDHGGTVKRPLLNSKQRLNQNGLPIRRPSGVGATPPVKKKPKMMGKDSAMAEASKHSTGTETLFFEKVKKALRSPEAYDNFLRCLLIFNQEVISRAELVQLVIPFLGKFPELFTWFKNFLGYRESSHVESFPKERATEGIAMEIDYASCKRLGSSYRALPKSYQQPKCTGRTPLCKEVLNDTWVSFPSWSEDSTFVSSKKTQYEEHIYRCEDERFELDVVLETNLATIRALETVQRRLSRMSAEEQLRFRLDNTMGGCSEVIHRKAIQRIYGDKAQDIIDGLKRNPAVSVPIVLKRLKMKEEEWREAQRGFNKIWREQNEKYYLKSLDHQGINFKQNDTKVFRSKTLLNEIEMLYDERQERASEDNATPPPSGPHMTLSYDDSQILEDAAALIIHHVKRQVGIQKEDKYKIKQIIHHFIPDMLFARRGELSDVEEEDEEEEEDDLEMDQDGTKKHNGLPGSSSSSKSKLLFSNTGAQKLRGVDDAYNLFFVNNYWYIFLRLHQILCSRLLRIYGQAERQIEEDAREREWEREVLGLKREKNENPAIQLRMKEPMDVDVEDYYSAFLEMVRNLLDGNMEPAQYEDSLREMFTIHAYIAFTMDKLIQSIVRQLQHIVSDDVCVRVTDLYLSESANKATGGSLSTQASRAAAEGTYQRKAEQLMSDENCFKLMFVKSRGSVSLAMELLDTEEENSDEPAEAERWSDYVGRYLNSDSASPELREHLAQKPVFLPRNLRRIRKCQRGWEQLQQERMTKGSDKSQDGSGELKMECMFKLNSYKMVYVCKSEDYMYRHTALTRAHQSHQRVNTRLHRRFQAFLDAWAKEHVTSDMAADSQQWLMGEGREGLVSCSTTCVPEVLHYLNVNKYRVKYRTL, via the exons ATGAAGAGGCGTGCAGAGGACCAGGAACCAGTATTTGCATCCCAGCAACAGCAATCACGTCGTCTCCCAGTTCCAGCTACTGCAGAGAGCTTCCAGCACCGCGTCCTCGCCCCGGCCCCTACTGTGATAGAGGCAGTCGGAGACAACATGCAGCCCTCCACCGGCATCCAGTACTCCATCCCACAGGGCTACCAG GTGCCTTCAATGCCTCAGAGCTCAAGTGGACATGGACATGGGCACAGCAATACGTCTGCACCTCATGTTGGGCCCCACTCACACAGCCCAGCAGTTCAGTCTCAGGGGCCCGCAGTGGTCCAAAGTCACGTTCATCCTCCCACACAGATGACTTCTACCCAAGGACAGCAGCAGTTCCAGCGACTGAAG GTTGAAGATGCCTTGTCCTACTTGgatcaagtgaaactgcagtttGGGAACCAGCCTCAAGTTTATAATGACTTCCTTGATATCATGAAAGAGTTCAAGTCACAGAG CATAGACACGCCCGGAGTGATCAGCCGCGTGTCCCAGCTCTTCAAAGGCCATCCCGACCTCATTATGGGTTTCAACACCTTCCTGCCGCCGGGATACAAGATCGAGGTGCAGACCAACGATCTGGTCAACGTGACCACGCCGGGTCAGATTCACTACATCACCCCTCACGGCATCTCTGTGCAGAACATCCCTGTGAGCGGAGCGTCCAGCCAGCCTGCGagccaccaccagcaccagagTCTGCAGCAGGCCGGCCCACACGCCAACCCCACCCCGCCCGTGGCCACCCAGCCTACACCAGCTAAAACCAGCAAG CCGATGCAGTCTCCAGCCCTGACCCCCACCAGCCAGCCTAACCCATCCATCCCATCGTACGCCTCGCCGCGCTCGCCTTCGGTCCAGTCACACACTCCAGTGAGCAGCACGCCTTCCGGTGGGCCGCCGCTCCAAAACAACCAGCCTGTGGAGTTCAACCACGCCATAAACTACGTCAACAAGATCAAGAACCGCTTCCAGGGCCAGCCAGACATCTACAAAGCCTTCCTGGAGATCCTGCACACCTACCAG AAGGAGCAGCGAAACGCTAAGGAGGCCGGAGGCAACTACACCCCAGCCCTGACCGAGCAGGAGGTCTACGCTCAGGTGGCAAGGCTCTTCAAAAACCAGGAGGACCTGCTGTCAGAGTTCGGGCAGTTCCTGCCAGACGCCAACAGCTCAGTG CTGCTGACCAAGACCACGGCGGACAGGGCAGAGTCGGTGCGAAATGATCATGGCGGCACAGTGAAGAGGCCGCTGCTGAACAGCAAACAGAGGCTGAACCAGAACGGCCTGCCAATCAGGAGACCCAGTGGAGTGGGAGCCACGCCTCCTGTCAAG AAGAAACCCAAGATGATGGGGAAGGACAGTGCCATGGCTGAAGCCAGCAAACACAGCACTGGCACCGAAACTCTGTTCTTTGAAAAG GTGAAGAAAGCCCTCCGCAGCCCTGAGGCGTACGACAACTTCTTAAGATGTCTGCTCATCTTCAACCAGGAAGTGATTTCGCGTGCTGAGCTGGTGCAGTTAGTTATCCCATTCCTGGg AAAATTCCCCGAGCTTTTTACATGGTTCAAGAACTTCCTGGGCTACAGAGAGTCGAGCCACGTGGAAAGTTTCCCCAAGGAGCGCGCCACGGAGGGCATCGCCATGGAGATCGACTACGCCTCCTGCAAGCGGCTCGGCTCCAGCTACAGAGCGCTGCCCAAGAGCTACCAGCAGCCCAAGTGCACAGGGAGGACCCCGCTGTGCAAAGAG GTTCTGAATGACACCTGGGTGTCGTTTCCATCGTGGTCGGAGGATTCAACGTTTGTGAGCTCCAAGAAAACTCAGTATGAAGAGCACATTTACAGATGTGAGGATGAGCGCTTTGAG CTGGACGTGGTCTTGGAAACCAACCTGGCCACGATACGAGCCCTGGAGACGGTGCAGCGGAGGCTCTCTCGCATGTCTGCCGAGGAGCAGCTGCGCTTCAGGCTGGACAACACGATGGGCGGCTGCTCCGAGGTCATTCACCGAAAGGCCATCCAGAGGATATACGGGGACAAAGCCCAGGACATCATCGACGGGCTCAAGAGGAACCCAGCTGTCTCTGTCCCCATCGTGCTCAAGAG attaaaaatgaaagaggaagagtggaGAGAAGCCCAGAGAGGCTTCAACAAAATCTGGCGGGAGCAGAACGAGAAGTATTACCTGAAGTCACTCGATCACCAAGGCATCAACTTCAAGCAGAACGACACCAAAGTGTTTCGCTCAAAGACCTTGCTCAACGAAATTGAGATGCTGTATGATGAG CGCCAGGAGCGGGCGTCAGAGGACAACGCCACGCCGCCGCCCAGCGGCCCGCACATGACCCTGAGCTACGACGACAGCCAGATCCTGGAGGATGCCGCTGCCCTGATCATTCACCACGTCAAGAGGCAGGTGGGCATCCAGAAAGAAGACAAGTACAAGATCAAACAGATCATCCACCACTTCATCCCTGACATGCTGTTCGCACGGCGGGGCGAGCTCTCtgatgtggaggaagaggacgaagaggaggaggaagatgaccTGGAGATGGACCAAGATGGCACCAAGAAGCACAACGGCctgccaggcagcagcagctcgtcCAAGTCCAAGCTCCTCTTCAGCAACACGGGGGCCCAGAAGCTGCGGGGCGTCGACGATGCCTATAATCTGTTCTTCGTCAACAACTACTGGTACATCTTCCTTCGTCTTCACCAGATCCTCTGCTCGCGGCTGCTCAGAATCTACGGGCAAGCCGAGCGGCAGATCGAGGAGGACGCCCGCGAgcgagagtgggagagagaggtgttggGGCTCAAACGGGAGAAGAACGAAAACCCAGCGATCCAGCTGAGGATGAAGGAGCCTA TGGATGTTGACGTGGAGGACTACTACTCAGCCTTCCTGGAAATGGTGCGTAACCTTCTGGATGGAAACATGGAGCCGGCTCAGTACGAGGACTCCTTGAGGGAAATGTTTACCATCCATGCCTACATTGCCTTCACCATGGACAAACTCATCCAGAGCATCGTACGGCAG CTCCAGCACATTGTGAGCGATGAcgtttgtgtgcgtgtgacgGACTTGTACCTGAGTGAAAGTGCCAACAAGGCCACCGGGGGCTCCCTGTCCACCCAGGCGTCCAGGGCCGCGGCTGAGGGGACCTACCAGCGCAAGGCCGAGCAGCTCATGTCCGATGAAAACTGCTTCAAG CTGATGTTTGTgaagagcagaggaagtgtCTCTCTGGCCATGGAGCTGCTGGACACAGAAGAGGAAAACTCAGACGAGCCGGCTGAGGCAGAG AGGTGGTCAGATTACGTGGGCAGATACCTGAACTCAGACTCTGCGTCCCCAGAGCTGCGGGAGCATCTGGCCCAGAAGCCTGTGTTCCTCCCCAG GAATTTGAGGAGGATAAGGAAGTGCCAGAGAGGCTGGGAGCAGCTTCAGCAGGAGAGGATGACCAAGGGCTCGGACAAGTCGCAGGACGGCAGCGGCGAACTGAAGATGGAGTGCATGTTCAAGCTCAACTCGTACAAGATGGTGTACGTCTGCAAGTCGGAGGACTACATGTACCGGCACACGGCGCTCACACGGGCTCATCAG